Genomic segment of Anaerobacillus alkaliphilus:
AATTATAAAGAGAGTGGTAGAACAATAACGGAAGCAATGAAGAAGATAAATACTGTTATTTCAAGAAATATTTTTTTAGATGACACTGAGATTTTTATTGTTAGTGAGGAACTTGCCCGATCAAAAGGGATTAATGAGGTTATTGATTATCTAATCATTGAGCCAAATGTTGCATCTAATATTTCCTTTTTTGTTACTAAAGGCGATGCAGCTAACGCTATTTTAAATATCTTTACTCCAGTTCAACAAGTATCTGCTCAAAGGATCCATGAGATGCTTACTAATATTCAAAAAGAGGCTGGTTTTGCTACGAGAATCTATCCAAATAGAGTTAAAAATTATTTGTTAAATTACCCAGTTGTTAATAATATCGTGCCATATATCACTATCGAGGGAAATTTTAAACAGGGTTTTAAAAAAGAAAATATTGAGACTTTTGATCCGGAAACGAAAATAAAGATTGAAGGAATGGCTTTTTTTCATAGAGATAAAATTGTCGATTTTTTAAATTTGGAAGAAAGTAAAACGTTGCTATTAGTAACAAATCATTTAAGGATGACTTTTCTTGAATCCAACTGCCCAGATGGTAACGGGTTTGTAGCGATGAGGCTAGATAGTTCCAAGACAAAGATTAATCACAAACTAGAAAATG
This window contains:
- a CDS encoding Ger(x)C family spore germination protein, with product MKKRSWLHITIYTLIILSSFLVGKNVEDSLIKNLSIVSAVGIDLEEDLYAVTLQVINPKRLQKDAGQTLGYINYKESGRTITEAMKKINTVISRNIFLDDTEIFIVSEELARSKGINEVIDYLIIEPNVASNISFFVTKGDAANAILNIFTPVQQVSAQRIHEMLTNIQKEAGFATRIYPNRVKNYLLNYPVVNNIVPYITIEGNFKQGFKKENIETFDPETKIKIEGMAFFHRDKIVDFLNLEESKTLLLVTNHLRMTFLESNCPDGNGFVAMRLDSSKTKINHKLENGIPRFKVDVTVAGRIQESSCEIGFKHPDLQRFETHFGNLIEAHISDLIKLSQSHHVDFIGFGKAMYLSKPSDWRKIEKTWEDIYPNVEVDVKVKVDISESGDATKLK